A single Arcobacter sp. FWKO B DNA region contains:
- a CDS encoding flagellin, with the protein MRINTNVQSLNAQESATLTNNNIRNSLEKLSSGLRINKASDDASGLAIADKLRTQASSIGQSIANGNSAVSLTQIADKAMAEQSNILDIVKQKLIQAGTATTSSEGRKAIGKDIDKLLTQLNNIAVQTNYNGISLLQQSAGGTASAASQIFQMGEKSTNTITLTAGTRANTAGLQGMSALKISAANGGWSAGAARAHMASVDSAINQLNTWRSEVGSTQNQLESALRNMMTQQTNIKAAESVIRDVDYAAESANFNKQNIVAQAGTYAMSQANMIQQNVMRLLQ; encoded by the coding sequence ATGAGAATAAACACAAATGTACAGTCATTAAATGCTCAAGAGTCAGCAACACTTACTAATAATAATATTAGAAACTCGTTGGAGAAGTTAAGCTCAGGTTTAAGAATCAATAAAGCATCAGATGATGCGTCAGGTCTTGCAATAGCTGATAAGCTTAGAACGCAGGCAAGTTCGATTGGTCAATCAATAGCAAATGGTAACTCAGCTGTTTCGTTAACACAAATTGCTGATAAGGCTATGGCGGAGCAATCAAATATCTTAGATATTGTAAAACAAAAATTAATCCAAGCTGGAACTGCTACAACTTCAAGTGAAGGTAGAAAAGCGATTGGAAAAGATATTGATAAGCTTTTAACACAGCTTAATAATATTGCTGTTCAAACGAACTACAATGGTATCTCATTATTACAACAATCAGCTGGTGGTACTGCATCAGCAGCTTCACAGATATTTCAAATGGGTGAGAAATCAACGAATACTATTACTTTAACAGCTGGAACAAGAGCTAATACTGCTGGTCTTCAAGGTATGTCAGCACTTAAAATTTCTGCTGCAAATGGTGGATGGAGTGCAGGAGCTGCAAGAGCTCATATGGCGAGTGTAGACTCAGCTATAAATCAGCTGAATACTTGGAGATCTGAGGTTGGTTCGACTCAAAACCAACTTGAATCAGCTTTAAGAAATATGATGACGCAACAAACAAATATTAAAGCGGCAGAGTCAGTTATTAGAGATGTTGATTATGCAGCAGAGAGTGCAAACTTCAATAAACAAAATATCGTGGCACAAGCTGGAACATATGCAATGAGCCAAGCAAATATGATTCAACAGAATGTAATGAGGCTATTACAATAA
- the trmA gene encoding tRNA (uridine(54)-C5)-methyltransferase TrmA, with translation MMDCKYIGKCGSCLLGGMTYQEQLDYKIKSHKEKFMEFYNGEFEVFRSSEVSFRARAEFKLYHNDQKVSYAMVDRDKNYLCIDKCLIVNEQIQEFMPKLLEKINNSEVLLQRVFMVEFMTSEDEILVTLVYHKKLEDEWIKKAKQLQDELNIKVIGRSRGQKIVLDEDFITNKLHISDTIFSIIQKEGAFSQPNRYMNTQMVSWVLNNLSKNGDLCELYCGGGNFTLPLSKKFDKVLATEISKTSIASAKQSCDLNGIDNIEFIRMSSEEFTSALKGERIFNRLKDIDLSKYTFSNIFNSISTSSYPSSTIFVDPPRAGLDIDTTKLVSKFDTIIYISCSPDTLYRDLKILNETHNIVKFAFFDQFVWSEHIESGAILIKK, from the coding sequence ACTTGGTGGTATGACTTATCAAGAACAATTGGATTATAAAATAAAATCTCATAAAGAAAAATTTATGGAGTTTTATAATGGAGAGTTTGAAGTGTTTAGGTCATCTGAAGTAAGCTTTAGGGCTAGGGCAGAATTTAAGTTATATCACAATGACCAAAAAGTTTCATATGCTATGGTTGATAGGGATAAAAACTATTTATGTATAGATAAGTGTTTAATAGTCAATGAACAAATTCAAGAATTTATGCCAAAACTTCTTGAAAAAATAAATAATAGTGAAGTTTTGTTGCAAAGAGTTTTTATGGTAGAGTTTATGACAAGTGAGGATGAAATACTTGTAACTTTGGTATACCATAAGAAATTAGAAGATGAATGGATAAAAAAGGCAAAACAACTTCAAGACGAACTCAATATTAAAGTCATAGGAAGAAGTCGAGGACAAAAAATTGTATTAGATGAAGATTTTATTACTAATAAATTACATATTTCAGATACTATATTTAGCATTATTCAAAAAGAGGGAGCTTTTTCTCAGCCAAATAGATATATGAATACACAAATGGTATCTTGGGTATTAAATAATCTATCTAAAAATGGTGATTTGTGTGAACTTTATTGTGGAGGAGGTAACTTTACCCTTCCATTGAGTAAAAAGTTTGATAAAGTGTTAGCTACAGAGATATCAAAAACATCTATTGCAAGTGCAAAACAAAGTTGTGATTTAAATGGTATAGATAATATAGAGTTTATTAGAATGAGTAGTGAAGAATTTACAAGTGCATTAAAAGGTGAGAGAATATTTAACAGACTTAAAGATATTGACTTATCAAAATATACCTTTTCAAATATTTTTAACTCCATATCTACTAGTAGCTATCCATCATCAACTATCTTTGTTGATCCCCCAAGAGCAGGTTTAGATATAGACACTACTAAATTAGTGAGTAAATTTGATACAATCATTTATATATCTTGTAGCCCAGATACACTTTATAGGGATTTAAAAATATTAAATGAGACACATAATATTGTGAAATTTGCCTTTTTTGACCAGTTTGTTTGGAGTGAACATATAGAAAGTGGAGCAATATTAATCAAAAAATAG
- a CDS encoding flagellin, producing the protein MRINTNVSSLTAQESNTQINSNLRNSLEKLSSGLRINKASDDASGLAIADKLRTQASSIGQSIANGNSAVSLLQIADKAMAEQSNILDIVKQKLIQAGTATTSDEGRKAIGKDIGKLLTQLDEIAKQTNYNGIPLLQGASASVTTAKLEFQMGEKSTNVISLSSGIQANTKKLQGLSALKLSANNGGWSAGAARGHMAGIDSAINQLNTWRADFGSTQNQVESAIRNMMTQQTNIKAAESVIRDVDYAAESANFNKQNIVSQAGTFAMSQSNQVQQNILRLLQ; encoded by the coding sequence ATGAGAATCAACACGAATGTCAGCTCACTAACTGCACAAGAAAGCAACACTCAAATTAACTCAAACCTAAGAAACTCACTAGAAAAATTAAGTTCGGGACTAAGAATAAATAAAGCATCAGATGATGCATCAGGTTTGGCAATAGCTGATAAGCTTAGAACACAAGCAAGTTCAATAGGACAGTCTATAGCAAATGGTAACTCAGCTGTTTCATTACTTCAAATTGCTGATAAGGCTATGGCAGAGCAATCAAATATCTTAGATATTGTAAAACAAAAGTTAATCCAAGCTGGAACTGCTACAACATCTGATGAGGGTAGAAAAGCAATCGGTAAAGATATAGGAAAGCTTTTAACACAGCTTGATGAGATAGCAAAACAAACTAACTATAATGGTATTCCATTGTTACAAGGTGCTTCAGCAAGTGTTACGACTGCAAAGTTAGAGTTTCAAATGGGTGAGAAGTCTACAAATGTTATTTCCCTATCATCAGGTATACAGGCAAACACTAAAAAGCTTCAAGGTTTATCGGCATTAAAGTTGAGTGCTAATAACGGTGGATGGAGTGCAGGAGCTGCAAGGGGTCATATGGCTGGTATAGATTCTGCAATAAATCAGTTAAATACTTGGAGAGCTGATTTTGGTTCTACTCAAAATCAAGTTGAATCAGCGATTAGAAATATGATGACGCAACAAACAAATATTAAAGCGGCAGAGTCAGTTATTAGAGATGTTGATTATGCAGCGGAGAGTGCAAACTTCAATAAACAAAACATAGTATCACAAGCTGGTACATTTGCAATGAGTCAATCTAACCAAGTGCAACAAAACATATTAAGACTACTTCAGTAG